The Aequorivita sublithincola DSM 14238 genome window below encodes:
- a CDS encoding lmo0937 family membrane protein, producing MGDIIWLIVVLLIIGWLVGYFGFGEAVGSLIHILLVLAIIGILYRLATGRRP from the coding sequence ATGGGCGACATTATTTGGTTAATCGTAGTTCTCCTTATTATAGGATGGCTCGTAGGTTATTTCGGTTTCGGTGAAGCCGTTGGTAGTCTAATTCACATTTTATTGGTTTTGGCTATTATTGGTATTCTGTACCGATTGGCAACTGGCCGTAGACCATAA
- a CDS encoding GNAT family N-acetyltransferase has protein sequence MRIIDNKEQNRFETTIDGHKAIIEYSVLPGILSLNHTEVPKELAGQGVAGEMTEKALLEIELRGLKVIPKCSFIKSYIDKHPEWKSILAEK, from the coding sequence ATGCGAATAATTGATAACAAAGAACAAAACAGATTCGAGACCACAATTGATGGTCATAAAGCAATTATTGAATACTCTGTTTTGCCAGGTATTTTATCATTAAATCATACCGAGGTTCCCAAAGAGCTTGCAGGGCAAGGAGTGGCGGGCGAAATGACCGAAAAAGCTTTATTGGAGATCGAACTTCGCGGTTTGAAAGTAATACCCAAGTGTTCTTTCATAAAAAGTTATATAGACAAACACCCTGAATGGAAATCTATACTTGCAGAAAAATAA